A genomic region of Sulfobacillus acidophilus DSM 10332 contains the following coding sequences:
- a CDS encoding transcriptional regulator, IclR family (PFAM: IclR helix-turn-helix domain; Bacterial transcriptional regulator~COGs: COG1414 Transcriptional regulator~InterPro IPR005471:IPR014757~KEGG: gbr:Gbro_3216 transcriptional regulator IclR~PFAM: Transcriptional regulator IclR, C-terminal; Transcriptional regulator IclR, N-terminal~SMART: Transcriptional regulator IclR, N-terminal~SPTR: Transcriptional regulator IclR), with the protein MDSHEHISVIDKMAELLDVICRDGSGNPSDLSRRLGIPRTTVHRILQTLVDLKILTSTYEPGPRLLQWAAPAYGQQGLEIIAQESLQRLVGQFHDTASVYIRTGVARVCIGRLEGTEAIHHRVHVGAVLPLHIGSAGRVLLAWLDDETRNRLIQQSIAWSQVSLPRVSPDWRQIRREGWAFTQGERDPVLASVSVPIFDGADHVAAALSISGPSGRFDRPRVLAMVQELQKEAQAIRVRWQSIDPGNLDQEKE; encoded by the coding sequence GTGGACAGTCATGAACACATATCGGTGATCGATAAAATGGCAGAACTTCTTGATGTCATTTGTCGGGATGGGTCCGGTAATCCTTCGGACTTAAGCCGACGGTTGGGGATCCCGCGAACCACCGTGCATCGAATTCTCCAAACGTTGGTTGACTTGAAGATATTGACCTCCACGTATGAGCCGGGGCCCCGATTACTGCAATGGGCTGCTCCGGCCTATGGGCAACAGGGATTGGAGATTATCGCCCAGGAGTCTCTTCAGCGTCTGGTTGGCCAATTTCATGATACGGCCAGCGTTTATATACGAACCGGGGTAGCCCGCGTGTGTATTGGGCGTCTCGAAGGGACCGAAGCGATTCATCATCGGGTTCACGTGGGGGCTGTGTTGCCGCTTCACATCGGATCGGCCGGTCGCGTGTTGTTAGCCTGGTTGGATGATGAAACGCGGAACCGTCTGATTCAACAATCGATTGCCTGGTCACAGGTCTCCTTGCCTCGGGTTTCTCCCGATTGGCGGCAAATTCGTCGGGAGGGATGGGCCTTTACGCAGGGCGAACGCGATCCGGTATTGGCATCGGTCAGTGTGCCCATATTTGACGGGGCCGATCATGTGGCTGCTGCCTTAAGTATCTCCGGACCGTCCGGTCGATTTGATCGTCCGCGAGTGTTGGCCATGGTTCAAGAACTCCAAAAAGAAGCTCAGGCTATTCGCGTTCGGTGGCAATCGATAGATCCTGGCAATCTGGACCAAGAGAAAGAGTGA
- a CDS encoding succinyl-CoA:(R)-citramalate CoA-transferase (PFAM: CoA-transferase family III~COGs: COG1804 acyl-CoA transferase/carnitine dehydratase~InterPro IPR003673~KEGG: rrs:RoseRS_0050 formyl-CoA transferase~PFAM: CoA-transferase family III~PRIAM: Formyl-CoA transferase~SPTR: Formyl-CoA transferase): MHSSSLSGVRVLELGQMVAAPSASRILADFGADVIKVEPLSGDPLRHWGQLAPSGDSWWWAMQARNKRLVAVNLHTAEGQQIVRDLVPHVDVVIANLRPGRLEQWRLGYEALSEIHPGLIYVSISGFGATGPYRERAGFGNIAEAMGGIRYITGYPDRPPVRTGVSLGDELAALYAVIGTLMALYRRQNDPQGRGDFVDVALTESVMAITEALIPEYVNAGIIQERTGNQLLRAAPSNTYPTRDRKWIAIGANSQGTFTALAGLMGRADLVDDPRFLTNTDRVRHADILDDLIATWTIQHDLADLLTRLEESGVPAGPVMNAKDIVEDPQVKARGFIQFVPGPGGQSVGMGGIVPRMQQGEGAIRWAGGAVGAHTTEVLTELLGVDSAQIERWRQNGIVT, encoded by the coding sequence ATGCATTCGAGCAGTCTCAGTGGCGTTCGCGTTCTGGAACTGGGTCAAATGGTGGCGGCACCCTCGGCTTCGAGAATATTGGCCGACTTTGGGGCCGACGTGATTAAAGTGGAACCGTTATCCGGGGATCCGCTCCGTCATTGGGGGCAGTTGGCTCCCTCGGGAGATTCCTGGTGGTGGGCGATGCAAGCCAGGAATAAGCGACTTGTCGCCGTGAATTTGCATACCGCCGAAGGTCAACAAATTGTGCGGGATTTGGTGCCGCATGTGGATGTGGTGATAGCCAACCTACGCCCTGGACGGTTAGAGCAGTGGCGGCTCGGGTATGAGGCCCTCTCCGAAATTCACCCGGGATTGATCTATGTCAGTATTTCCGGGTTTGGCGCCACCGGACCCTATCGTGAACGGGCGGGCTTCGGCAACATTGCAGAAGCGATGGGAGGTATCCGCTATATTACCGGGTATCCGGATCGGCCACCGGTTAGGACGGGCGTTTCTCTCGGGGATGAGCTGGCGGCCCTTTATGCGGTCATCGGCACGTTAATGGCATTATATCGTCGCCAGAACGACCCCCAGGGACGAGGCGATTTTGTTGATGTCGCCCTCACCGAATCGGTCATGGCCATTACCGAGGCGTTAATTCCGGAATATGTCAATGCCGGTATTATTCAAGAACGGACGGGCAATCAATTGTTAAGGGCGGCGCCGTCCAATACCTACCCTACCAGGGACCGAAAATGGATCGCGATTGGTGCCAATAGCCAGGGAACTTTTACGGCATTGGCCGGCTTGATGGGGCGTGCCGACCTGGTGGACGATCCGCGTTTTCTGACCAATACCGACCGCGTTCGCCATGCCGACATTCTGGATGACCTGATTGCCACCTGGACTATCCAACATGATCTGGCCGATTTGCTCACTCGTTTGGAAGAATCTGGTGTGCCCGCCGGTCCCGTCATGAATGCCAAAGACATTGTCGAGGATCCGCAAGTGAAGGCCCGCGGGTTTATTCAATTTGTTCCCGGTCCGGGTGGACAGTCGGTGGGAATGGGAGGCATCGTTCCCCGAATGCAACAGGGAGAGGGAGCCATCCGTTGGGCCGGAGGAGCCGTTGGGGCCCATACCACCGAAGTGCTGACGGAATTATTGGGGGTCGATTCTGCCCAGATCGAGCGGTGGCGTCAAAACGGGATTGTGACATAA
- a CDS encoding hypothetical protein (COGs: COG3964 amidohydrolase~KEGG: sed:SeD_A4812 putative metallo-dependent hydrolase~SPTR: Predicted amidohydrolase): MGVWRFYGGRSFTHDGRFVENPEWILSVLSDCDRVVHLRPQDIILPGFADFHVHLASPANSLGVLPRQLLATGVLVAGDAGTEGWRTVSRAATSEGLRIKRWLSLLPDGLSRYPMVTRFSGLTDDDWIHWQSLMKERRTEILGVKIRLGQIDEADDVQLLTQGLDLARTLNLPLMVHVTGAWINPVTVLNALRPGDVVTHVYHGRRGTLADGPNVMEALTAAIHKGVWLDLGHGANHFSWRSFRRLTAHQVLPDTISTDMTQRTWGKAPVYDMAHLCSKLWAGGLSWTAIYRAVLTSPLKYLGLSLPADSAVVLRYRSEPVEYPDTEGEVVVATGGWRPQYIIAHGHVVMAREGL; the protein is encoded by the coding sequence ATGGGCGTCTGGCGATTTTACGGCGGGCGATCGTTTACCCATGATGGGCGATTCGTCGAGAATCCGGAGTGGATTTTATCCGTCCTGTCGGACTGTGACAGGGTGGTGCATCTGAGGCCGCAGGACATCATTTTACCGGGCTTTGCCGATTTTCATGTACATCTGGCTTCGCCCGCCAACTCTCTTGGAGTTTTACCCCGGCAGTTGCTGGCCACCGGGGTTCTGGTGGCCGGAGATGCCGGGACCGAGGGATGGCGTACGGTAAGCCGGGCGGCAACGTCGGAGGGTCTTCGGATTAAGCGATGGCTGTCTCTATTGCCGGACGGGTTATCGCGCTATCCGATGGTGACCCGCTTTTCGGGGCTGACCGACGACGACTGGATTCATTGGCAATCGCTGATGAAAGAGCGGCGTACCGAGATTCTTGGCGTGAAGATCCGATTGGGACAAATCGATGAGGCGGATGATGTTCAACTCCTCACGCAGGGACTCGATTTAGCCCGAACGCTGAATTTGCCGCTCATGGTTCATGTCACCGGAGCATGGATAAACCCGGTCACCGTACTGAATGCCTTAAGACCAGGCGATGTGGTAACCCATGTCTATCATGGGCGACGGGGGACGTTGGCGGACGGCCCGAACGTAATGGAGGCGCTGACCGCGGCGATCCATAAAGGGGTTTGGCTTGACCTGGGGCACGGAGCCAATCACTTTTCATGGCGATCCTTTCGGCGTCTGACGGCTCACCAGGTGCTGCCGGACACTATTAGCACGGATATGACGCAGCGCACGTGGGGGAAGGCTCCGGTCTATGACATGGCCCACCTTTGTTCTAAATTATGGGCTGGAGGGCTATCTTGGACGGCCATTTATCGTGCGGTGCTCACCTCACCGTTAAAATATCTCGGGCTTAGCCTGCCGGCCGATTCGGCGGTTGTCCTACGCTATCGTTCCGAGCCTGTTGAATATCCGGATACGGAAGGGGAGGTCGTGGTCGCCACCGGGGGTTGGCGTCCCCAATACATTATCGCCCACGGTCATGTGGTGATGGCAAGGGAGGGCCTTTAA
- a CDS encoding hydroxymethylglutaryl-CoA lyase (PFAM: HMGL-like~COGs: COG0119 Isopropylmalate/homocitrate/citramalate synthase~InterPro IPR000891~KEGG: hel:HELO_1133 pyruvate carboxyltransferase~PFAM: Pyruvate carboxyltransferase~PRIAM: Hydroxymethylglutaryl-CoA lyase~SPTR: Hydroxymethylglutaryl-CoA lyase): MATVRIIDVTPRDGLQDAPGYVPVPDKVQLIQGLLGAGVPAIEVTAFVSPRWSPLIADGEEVLGQLRDHQGEWIALVPNLKGVQRAIRAGVDAVTLVVSASESHNRANLNRSRDETLNLLQDAARLARQQGLRIRGAVSTAFDCPFEGRVALSAVLEVVARYLAMGVDEIILADTLGTATPRLIKERVQAIKAVAPEKTVGLHLHDRRGWGLANVAVAYEYGVQEFEAALGGLGGCPYAPGAAGNLDLERLVEFFEAQGVSTGIAGDRLVEVRQRVLTVIAQGLPAPETSKKMEG, encoded by the coding sequence ATGGCGACTGTGCGAATTATTGATGTCACACCCCGTGACGGACTCCAAGATGCGCCCGGTTATGTTCCGGTGCCCGATAAGGTGCAGTTGATCCAGGGACTGTTAGGGGCCGGGGTGCCGGCGATCGAAGTCACGGCGTTTGTCAGTCCTCGCTGGAGTCCGCTCATCGCCGACGGGGAAGAGGTGTTAGGCCAACTGCGTGACCACCAGGGCGAGTGGATTGCCTTGGTGCCCAATCTGAAGGGCGTGCAACGGGCGATCCGGGCCGGCGTCGACGCGGTGACATTGGTTGTGTCGGCGTCAGAAAGCCATAACCGGGCCAATTTAAATCGTTCGCGCGACGAGACGTTGAATCTGTTGCAGGACGCGGCCCGGTTAGCCCGCCAACAGGGATTACGGATTCGGGGAGCGGTGAGTACCGCCTTCGACTGTCCTTTTGAGGGACGCGTGGCATTGTCTGCGGTCCTTGAGGTGGTGGCGCGATATCTTGCCATGGGGGTTGATGAGATTATTCTGGCAGACACATTGGGGACCGCCACTCCCCGTCTGATTAAAGAACGCGTGCAAGCGATTAAGGCGGTAGCTCCCGAAAAAACGGTGGGTCTTCATTTGCACGATCGCCGGGGATGGGGACTGGCCAATGTGGCGGTGGCATATGAATACGGGGTGCAGGAGTTTGAAGCGGCTCTAGGCGGTTTGGGCGGCTGTCCTTATGCACCCGGGGCGGCCGGTAACTTGGATTTGGAACGCCTGGTGGAATTTTTCGAAGCCCAAGGGGTTTCGACCGGGATTGCCGGCGACCGTCTCGTGGAAGTACGACAGCGCGTGCTCACGGTCATTGCCCAGGGATTGCCGGCACCCGAGACAAGTAAAAAAATGGAGGGCTAA
- a CDS encoding major facilitator superfamily MFS_1 (PFAM: Sugar (and other) transporter~InterPro IPR011701~KEGG: bpy:Bphyt_4015 major facilitator superfamily protein~PFAM: Major facilitator superfamily MFS-1~SPTR: Major facilitator superfamily MFS_1) — protein MATQPSTITIADRMNRLPPAGYFRRLVTRVSTGGFFEFYELFMAGAVGAALVHAKVMALSGLAYFVGAGFLGMFFGTSIFGNISDKIGRRQGYVYSLLIYSFFTVLMAFSPNATWIDIFRMLAGFGVGAQLVIIDTYISEMTPASRRGYYIAFSQFITYWAVPVVAFLAYALVPTHFLMSGWRWVVLIGALGSVVVWWIRLGLPESPRWYENQGKVAEAHAVMTHIENEVAKEVGVLPPPQPGAEEKESKGQFREIWKKPYRARTIMLLVFNLFQTIGFYGFASWVPTLLVSEGITLIHSLLYTFVIALFNPLGPIIGMLMSDRWQRKWQIVTVALAIGITGLIFSQMRSPAGIIFFGVIIMLLNNWFSTLFHSYQAELYPTRIRATGVGFTYSWSRLSSALVGFAIVALLKAFGVLGVFAFISFAMAMVAFVIGTFGPKTNRRSLEDISAA, from the coding sequence ATGGCGACACAACCCAGTACGATAACGATTGCCGATCGCATGAATCGGTTACCCCCGGCCGGGTATTTTCGACGACTGGTGACCCGCGTTTCCACAGGGGGATTTTTTGAGTTCTACGAACTTTTTATGGCCGGCGCGGTGGGGGCGGCCTTAGTCCATGCGAAAGTGATGGCTTTAAGCGGCTTGGCGTATTTTGTAGGGGCCGGATTTTTGGGGATGTTTTTTGGCACCTCAATTTTCGGAAATATCAGTGATAAGATCGGGCGGCGTCAAGGATACGTCTATTCGCTATTGATCTATTCCTTCTTTACGGTCTTAATGGCCTTTTCACCCAATGCCACCTGGATTGATATCTTCCGCATGTTGGCAGGATTTGGCGTAGGGGCCCAACTGGTGATTATTGACACGTATATCAGTGAAATGACTCCGGCCAGCAGGCGAGGCTACTATATTGCCTTTAGCCAGTTTATTACCTATTGGGCGGTTCCGGTCGTGGCTTTTCTGGCCTATGCGTTGGTGCCGACCCACTTTCTGATGTCCGGTTGGCGCTGGGTTGTATTGATTGGGGCACTGGGCTCCGTGGTCGTGTGGTGGATTCGGTTAGGGCTACCGGAATCTCCGCGCTGGTATGAGAATCAGGGCAAAGTGGCCGAGGCCCATGCCGTGATGACGCATATCGAGAACGAGGTGGCCAAGGAAGTGGGCGTGTTGCCGCCGCCTCAACCCGGCGCGGAAGAAAAAGAGTCGAAAGGGCAATTTCGGGAGATCTGGAAAAAACCCTATCGTGCGCGAACGATCATGCTGTTGGTATTTAATCTGTTTCAAACCATCGGGTTTTATGGATTTGCGTCGTGGGTTCCCACATTGTTGGTCAGCGAAGGCATTACGTTAATTCACTCACTTCTCTATACCTTCGTGATTGCGCTGTTTAATCCGTTAGGTCCGATTATCGGCATGCTGATGTCCGACCGCTGGCAGCGTAAATGGCAGATTGTGACGGTGGCGTTGGCGATTGGGATAACGGGTCTGATTTTCTCGCAAATGCGATCGCCGGCCGGCATCATTTTCTTTGGCGTGATTATTATGCTCTTAAACAACTGGTTTAGTACGTTGTTTCATTCCTACCAAGCCGAGTTATATCCGACCCGTATTCGGGCGACCGGCGTCGGATTTACCTATAGTTGGAGTCGGTTAAGCTCGGCGTTGGTCGGATTTGCCATTGTCGCCCTCTTAAAGGCGTTCGGGGTGCTGGGCGTATTTGCCTTTATCTCGTTCGCCATGGCGATGGTGGCTTTTGTCATCGGGACCTTTGGACCTAAAACCAACCGGCGGAGTCTGGAAGACATCTCGGCCGCTTAG
- a CDS encoding glutamate synthase (ferredoxin) (PFAM: Conserved region in glutamate synthase; GXGXG motif; Glutamate synthase central domain; Glutamine amidotransferases class-II~COGs: COG0069 Glutamate synthase domain 2~InterPro IPR000583:IPR002932:IPR002489~KEGG: ttj:TTHA1468 glutamate synthase, large subunit~PFAM: Glutamate synthase, central-C; Glutamine amidotransferase, class-II; Glutamate synthase, alpha subunit, C-terminal~PRIAM: Glutamate synthase (ferredoxin)~SPTR: Glutamate synthase [NADPH] large chain): protein MDTLNHQFLVHYLGQDHDACAIYAAVSKRPTSSGDVPLWATGLLALDLMDHRAGWVDERTDGTGLLTDIPRDVWQARFDSRNLGLSAHDPNFWLLTLVAPVGSHRQVRDKIAQALTTAGFRYVMGHVEITDGEQALENHVLWYQGENTRVLTEAFQALQSLEQAFPGHIASFSNRHTVLKMTSSPAALYHVFETEWGGAEFLPRAVIGHNRFSTNTLTDLARVQPFLGLAHNGEINTIDRLQREMESLGILPIPTGSDSQNADRLLSAFIERFGLTHAEAMRLAISPSPAILDALPDDMKRQWEAIQSFWGPWIEGPAAFVHRHGNSVAAAVDAMGLRPLWLLETAQHFVLSSEPGVVPHDQWVKEPRIIGPGEVIAIEWTETGAAEIIETDAIFNRLAARFSQATTAMAMPLDHRRDEVTVPDWQFVADGWHRDDQQLVKQWIETAHEPIGSLGYDGPLAPFSHDITNLADYLQETVAVVTNPALDRERETEHFRLRVLLGPKPDFGQAITGASPLWLDHPWLSDSDLAVIHEHFGSLSRTLSLTVGLQENEQAVASRLADEALAWVQEGVRLLVLDDQNAYQAQESVSLDPVLAVGLIDARLRQSQLRRQVGIIVRSGQIRHLHDAVVALGLGADALVPYAIWAQVPHETLEGVMTVMNQGLEKILSTMGIHELRGYGRVFSAIGWPASLANALGVVSFAEAPEDHWAEHRQQLLQRRGELIGVTGKPKFVNRATTHIYKPAIKLASGELSADEYLEQARAVEAKHPIALRHTLGFRAKPLSPHTPVSLAVGEHDLPFVISSMSFGSQGETAFRAYAESAKTLNMLSMNGEGGEIPDMIGKYYRWRGHQVASGRFGINAHLLNGAQYIEIKIGQGAKPGEGGHLPGKKVSAKVANARNALPGIDLISPSNNHDLYSIEDLKQLIDELKEANPDARVIVKVPVVPNIGTIAVGIVKAGADVITLSGFEGGTGAARLHALRHAGLPADVGVPLTHAALTLAGLRDRVEIWADGGMRSADDVLRMILLGANRVGFATMAMVSLGCTVCRGCQLDTCHVGITTQIETLEEAQERGIKHFQLQDFEPAVAHLVRFFTGIAEGLKANLRQVGLRSITEAVGQSHLLVQERFTEAVGYEPFIQSLNQAVEDALAQRNVHAVGEAGAVSIAAHPRWNKPKKTRTIGTELSGQRIRLADRSSPVVRPVPHVAGQGFGAFLSDGVNLVAHGGAQDGVGKSASGGFIAVLKARGADGRFYGGHVGKSLAYGAQGGTIIVQGGADARAGIRLAGASIVLLGDGITPPAQAQGMWQSAVIRGFGFEYMTRGRGLVLGDPGPWLASGMTGGTVYLRVAPELGLTPELHRSRLARSAKVQLASLNADDILAVQELLGKAQEALARSGQPDRAEALTEFIANPPAHFIKLVPQAAQTDPSVSTE from the coding sequence ATGGATACCCTTAACCACCAATTCCTCGTGCACTACCTCGGTCAGGATCATGATGCTTGTGCGATTTACGCTGCCGTATCCAAGCGACCGACCTCCTCGGGAGATGTCCCTCTGTGGGCTACGGGACTTCTTGCCCTCGATTTAATGGACCATCGCGCCGGATGGGTCGATGAACGGACCGACGGAACCGGACTTTTAACCGACATTCCCCGTGACGTCTGGCAAGCGCGGTTCGACAGCCGAAACCTCGGGCTTTCGGCACACGATCCAAACTTTTGGCTGTTGACACTGGTTGCGCCGGTCGGATCCCATCGGCAGGTGCGAGACAAAATTGCGCAAGCTCTCACGACGGCCGGGTTTCGCTATGTCATGGGACATGTGGAAATTACGGACGGAGAGCAGGCCCTGGAGAACCATGTCCTCTGGTACCAGGGAGAGAACACTCGGGTGTTGACCGAGGCGTTTCAGGCGTTACAATCGCTGGAACAAGCATTCCCGGGACATATTGCGTCCTTTAGCAACCGGCATACGGTTTTAAAAATGACCTCCAGCCCTGCGGCACTTTACCACGTATTCGAGACCGAATGGGGTGGAGCAGAATTTTTGCCACGTGCCGTCATCGGTCACAACCGTTTCTCGACTAACACCTTAACCGATTTGGCCCGTGTGCAACCCTTTTTAGGTTTGGCTCATAACGGCGAAATTAATACCATCGACCGTTTGCAACGTGAAATGGAGTCCTTGGGCATCCTTCCCATTCCTACCGGCAGCGACTCGCAAAATGCTGATCGTTTGCTGTCGGCTTTTATTGAGCGCTTCGGCCTCACCCACGCCGAAGCGATGCGCCTGGCCATCAGCCCGTCTCCGGCGATCCTAGACGCCCTGCCCGACGACATGAAACGTCAATGGGAAGCCATCCAGTCGTTTTGGGGGCCTTGGATCGAAGGGCCGGCCGCTTTCGTTCATCGCCACGGCAACAGTGTGGCAGCCGCCGTGGATGCCATGGGTCTTCGTCCCCTGTGGCTTTTAGAGACGGCCCAGCACTTTGTCCTATCGTCTGAACCGGGCGTCGTACCTCACGACCAATGGGTTAAGGAGCCCCGCATCATCGGTCCCGGTGAAGTCATTGCCATCGAATGGACCGAAACCGGCGCCGCCGAAATTATTGAAACCGACGCCATCTTCAATCGTCTCGCGGCACGTTTTAGCCAGGCGACGACAGCCATGGCCATGCCTTTGGACCACCGCCGCGACGAGGTGACGGTCCCCGACTGGCAATTTGTCGCGGACGGTTGGCACCGTGACGACCAGCAACTGGTGAAACAATGGATCGAAACGGCTCATGAACCGATTGGCTCATTAGGCTATGACGGGCCGCTGGCGCCGTTCTCTCATGACATTACCAATTTAGCCGATTATCTCCAGGAAACCGTCGCCGTCGTCACCAACCCGGCTCTCGACCGCGAACGGGAAACGGAACATTTTCGTTTGCGCGTGCTGTTAGGCCCGAAGCCGGACTTCGGCCAGGCAATTACCGGGGCGAGCCCGCTGTGGCTCGATCACCCTTGGCTCTCCGATTCGGACCTAGCCGTCATCCATGAACATTTTGGCTCTCTAAGCCGGACGCTTTCCTTGACCGTGGGCCTCCAAGAGAACGAACAAGCCGTAGCGTCCCGGTTGGCCGATGAGGCGTTGGCATGGGTCCAAGAAGGTGTCCGCCTTTTGGTGTTGGATGACCAGAACGCCTATCAAGCCCAGGAATCGGTCAGCCTCGATCCTGTTTTGGCCGTCGGGTTAATCGACGCCCGATTGCGACAGTCCCAATTGCGCCGTCAGGTGGGGATTATCGTGCGCAGCGGGCAGATTCGCCACCTCCACGATGCCGTCGTCGCCCTCGGGCTCGGTGCGGATGCATTAGTCCCTTACGCGATTTGGGCCCAAGTGCCGCATGAGACCCTGGAAGGGGTCATGACCGTGATGAATCAAGGGCTCGAAAAAATCCTTTCGACGATGGGGATTCACGAATTACGCGGCTATGGTCGGGTATTTTCCGCTATCGGTTGGCCGGCTTCGCTGGCCAATGCCTTAGGCGTGGTATCCTTTGCCGAAGCCCCGGAAGATCATTGGGCGGAACATCGGCAACAATTGTTGCAACGCCGCGGGGAATTGATTGGCGTCACCGGCAAGCCCAAATTTGTCAATCGGGCGACCACGCATATTTATAAACCGGCCATTAAATTGGCATCCGGGGAATTGTCGGCCGACGAATATCTGGAACAGGCTCGGGCCGTCGAAGCCAAGCACCCCATTGCTTTGCGCCACACCTTGGGCTTCCGGGCAAAACCGCTGTCTCCCCATACCCCGGTCTCTTTAGCGGTCGGCGAACACGATTTGCCGTTCGTCATCTCCTCGATGTCTTTTGGCTCCCAAGGCGAAACCGCATTTCGTGCCTATGCGGAATCCGCCAAGACGTTGAACATGCTCTCCATGAACGGCGAGGGCGGAGAAATCCCGGATATGATCGGCAAGTACTATCGGTGGCGTGGCCACCAGGTCGCTTCCGGCCGATTCGGTATTAATGCCCACCTTTTAAACGGGGCGCAATACATTGAAATCAAAATCGGGCAAGGTGCCAAACCGGGTGAAGGGGGGCACCTACCCGGCAAGAAAGTTTCGGCCAAAGTTGCGAATGCCCGTAATGCTTTACCGGGGATTGATTTGATTTCCCCGAGCAACAATCATGATCTGTACTCGATCGAAGACTTGAAGCAACTCATTGACGAGCTCAAAGAAGCCAATCCGGATGCGCGGGTCATCGTCAAGGTTCCCGTCGTGCCCAATATCGGGACCATTGCGGTGGGAATTGTCAAAGCCGGTGCCGACGTCATTACCCTCTCGGGATTTGAAGGGGGTACCGGAGCCGCCCGCTTACACGCCCTGCGACATGCGGGTCTTCCCGCCGATGTCGGCGTCCCCTTGACGCATGCGGCCTTGACGTTAGCCGGTCTTCGCGATCGGGTAGAAATCTGGGCTGACGGTGGCATGCGTAGTGCCGACGATGTTTTACGGATGATCCTGTTAGGGGCCAATCGAGTGGGCTTTGCAACGATGGCTATGGTATCGCTGGGTTGTACCGTCTGTCGCGGCTGTCAATTAGATACCTGCCATGTCGGCATCACCACGCAAATCGAGACCTTGGAGGAAGCGCAAGAACGCGGGATCAAGCACTTCCAACTGCAAGACTTTGAACCGGCGGTGGCCCATTTGGTCCGCTTCTTTACCGGTATCGCCGAAGGCTTAAAGGCGAATTTACGGCAGGTAGGCCTTCGCAGTATTACGGAAGCGGTTGGTCAATCGCATCTTTTGGTTCAGGAACGATTTACCGAAGCCGTCGGTTACGAACCGTTTATCCAATCGCTCAACCAGGCGGTTGAGGACGCCTTGGCGCAGCGTAACGTCCATGCGGTGGGCGAAGCGGGTGCGGTCAGCATCGCCGCCCACCCGCGGTGGAACAAACCCAAGAAAACCCGCACGATTGGCACCGAACTCTCCGGGCAACGCATTCGCTTGGCCGATCGGTCGTCGCCTGTCGTCCGGCCGGTCCCCCATGTTGCCGGTCAGGGATTTGGGGCCTTCTTGAGTGACGGCGTCAACTTGGTCGCTCATGGAGGCGCACAAGACGGCGTCGGGAAGAGCGCGTCGGGCGGATTTATCGCGGTGTTAAAGGCCCGCGGCGCCGACGGCCGGTTCTATGGCGGCCATGTCGGCAAATCGCTTGCCTATGGAGCCCAAGGCGGCACCATCATTGTTCAGGGTGGCGCCGATGCGCGAGCGGGTATCCGGTTGGCCGGGGCCAGTATCGTTTTGCTCGGTGATGGCATCACGCCCCCCGCCCAAGCCCAGGGGATGTGGCAAAGTGCCGTGATTCGGGGCTTCGGCTTTGAGTACATGACGCGCGGCCGTGGTTTGGTTCTCGGCGATCCCGGCCCCTGGCTGGCTTCCGGCATGACAGGAGGCACGGTGTACCTGCGGGTAGCCCCGGAATTAGGGTTGACCCCCGAATTGCATCGGTCGCGGCTCGCCCGCTCGGCCAAAGTGCAACTGGCCTCCTTAAACGCGGACGATATTCTGGCGGTGCAAGAGCTCCTTGGAAAGGCGCAAGAAGCCCTCGCCCGCTCCGGACAACCCGACCGCGCCGAAGCCTTAACCGAGTTCATTGCCAATCCGCCCGCACACTTTATCAAACTGGTACCGCAAGCGGCGCAAACCGATCCGTCGGTTTCCACCGAATGA